The Flavobacterium sp. 1 genome contains the following window.
CAGCATTCGTATAAGGATTGTCACTTGATCCAACAGATAGTGGAATTGGAACTCTCAGGAGTAAATCTGAAGTTTGTTTTTTAAAATAGTCAAATGTATATTGCAATTTTCCGCTCCATAAATCCAGATCTAAACCAAAATCTGATGTTGCTGTTGATTCCCATTTTAAACCAACTGCCGGATAATTAGTCTGAATATTACCACTCCATAATGTGTTTGGCTCTCCTGCTCCGTAACTGATTCCTGAAGTAATTAATCCTAAGTATTGATAATCTCCAATTTCCTGATTTCCCAATACACCATAACTAGCGCGTAATTTCAAATCTGTTATTGGAGTTTTTAGATTCGTAAAAAAGTTCTCTTTACCGATGCTCCACGCTCCAGAAACAGAAGGGAAATCACCCCATTTGTTATTTTGACTAAATCGTGATGATCCGTCACGTCTGATGGTAGCTGACAAAGTATATTTACTATCATAAGAGTATATTACACGCCCTAAATAAGAAACCAAATTGCTCTCTGTATTGAAACCGTTTGCTGCTGGTTGAACTGCTCCAGAAAGCGTATATATATTATCCGGTATTCCGCTAACTGAACTTGTTACTGATTTGAAAGTATTATTATATACGGTATATCCAGCCAAAGCATTCACATAACTCTTACCAAAAGATTTTGTATAATTTAATGTGTTTTCTACCTGAGTATATAGATTAAATTGATCCAGATGAGTTAAATCGTTATCTAAGTTTTTAAAGAATCCACCTACCTCATATCGAGGAGAATAATTATCTCTTTTATAATCTGATACAGTCGCCCCAACACTTAACTTATATTTAAAACCATCAAAAAAGTTAGCTTCAAGATAAGTATTTAATAAGGCTTGATAAGTATCACTTGTTACATCAAAAAGATTCAATGCTGCTATCGGGTTAAAGATATCCGTTACAGGGCCTGAAGCTCCACCGTATCCTCCCACAGCATCTTCATTATAAACAGCAAAACCAGGGATCATTGTGATAGCCGCTCCTACAACATTACTTCCTTGTCCCGGTACACCTGGTAATTCTTTTCTTTTTTCTTTGGTTAACAAAATTGTTTCCCCAATTTTAAAAATTCCTTTTTTATAATCTGATTTTACCCTTATATTAAAACGGTCGTAATTTGTTTCTTTGACTACACCGTCTTGATTAAAGTAATTTAAAGACATACTGTATTTTAAATTATCTGATCCTCCTGAAAATCCTAAAGAATAATTTTGAGTAGGTGCAGCTCTAAAAATTCCGTCTTGATAATTTACTCCAGCTCCACCAACTTCAGGATTAAGAGAAATAGGTAATGGCGCTTTTCCAGCTGCAGCATATGCAGCATTACTTACTTTTGCCCACTCTTCCTGATTCAATAAACTTAATTGTTTTGTTACAGTAGAATAACCTCCAAATACATCCAAAGAAACCTTGATATCCCCTTTTTTTCCACTCTTAGTGGTAATAATGACAACACCATTTGCAGCTCTCGAGCCATAAATTGCAGCCGCAGCCGCATCTTTTAAAACTTCGATTGATTCAATATCATTTGGACTTAAGCTGTTCATAGACGCAACCTGAATATCATCTACCAAAATCAAAGGAGTGTTATTGTTCAATGAACCCGCTCCCCTTATCTGAATTCTGGTGCCAGAACCGGGACTTCCTCCTGCCGATTCTACAGAAACTCCTGCAACCTTACCTTGAATAGCACTACCTAAGTTCGTATTACTCTGAGAGTCTAGCTGTTTTGCTTTTAGACTACTTATAGCACCAGTTGTACTACTTTTTTTCACGCTGCCATATCCTATTATAACAACTTCATTTAAGGCATTACTTTCTTCGTTTAATGAAACATTAATAACCTCTCTGTCATTTATTGCTTCTTCAATTGTAGTATAGCCAATGTATGAGAAAACTAATATTTCTTTAGAATTGGCTACATTTAATTTATAACTTCCATCAAAATCTGTAATAGTTGCATTGGTAGTTCCTTTGACGGTCACTGTAACGCCCGGAATTTGAGCTGTTTTGGCATCTCGAACAGTTCCTGTAATAGTATTTTGAGCTTGCATACTAATGCATGAGGTCAAAATAAAAATCGACAGTGCGAGTTTTGATTTAATGAAAGATCCTAATTTTTTCATTCGATTAACATTCTTTTTTTTCATAATTTCATAGTTTTAAAAATTGGTTGGTTAATATTTAATGTTATTTATTCTCCTTTTTAAGAAAAAAGTAGTAGTCTTAGCTTAAATTTGAATTGAAAAAAGTAAGCGCCCATTTGACAAGTTGCTTTCACTACATTTGGGAGGACGGGTTCTTATTGTACTGTAATCTCTATCACTTTGCTGCTCATGAGGTCACTAGTAAATGCGTCGAGTCCAACTTTCATCAGGTAATCTCCGGAATACACCTTGCTGTTTTCTTTAAGTGTAGATGCTTGACCGGGCAAAAGATTGATTTCCTTAACTTGATATTGCTTCAAAGCGTCCAATCCCTGAAGCTTTACTTTTAGGAGTTTTTCTTTAAATCTTGGAAATATATCATAAGCATATAATACTGCTTTTGACTGGGCATCATCTACATACATTACCGATGTATGGTTACTCTCGTAAGGAGATGCCAGACGGTATAGGTTACCATCAAAAATGACTTTTTTAAGGCGTTTGAAGTTGGCAACGGCAAGTTTTGCAAACTCAATTTCATCCTTTTTGAGTTCTTCCAGTGAAATGTCAAATCCCAATTTTTCCATCATCGCCACTTCTATCCTGAATTTGATACTTGCCGTCTTATTCCAGCTCGTTACGTGCGCCGCCATAGCTTTTGATGGAAAAAATTGCGAGAAGCCCCACTGTATATAAAGCCTTTCTACCGGATCGGTATTATCACTTGGCCAAAATTCAGAGAAATATTTCAGGGCTTCGTAATCGCAACGGGCACCACCTCCTGAACATAACATCAGTTCAATATTCGGATACTTGTCTTTCACCCTTTTGAACACATTGTAGATTCCATGGATGTGGTCTATATACAGCTGCTCTTGGTTTGCTTTCAGGTAAGGAGAATAGACATTGGTAATTGGACTATTACAGTCCCATTTGAAAAAAGCGAGATCTGGGTTCTCTTTCATCAGATTATCGACCACGCCAAAGACATAATCCTGAACCTTAGGGTTGCTCAAATCCAGTACCAATTGATTGCGGTAATAGTAAGTTTCTCTATTAGGGAGGGCAATAGCCCATTCTGGATGTTTTTGGTACAATTCACTCTTCGGGTTCACCATTTCCGGTTCTATCCATATACCGAATTTAACATCGGCCTCTTTGGATAATTTTACCAATCCGGGAACTCCGTTGGGTAGTTTACTCTTCATTGCTTGCCAATCTCCTAATCCTGCGTGGTCATCCACTCGAGGATATTTGTTGCCAAACCATCCGTCATCCAACAGGAACATATCAACACCAAGTTCTTTGGCTTCGCCCATCAGTTTAGCTAGCTTTGCCTCATCAAAATCAAATTGGGTGGCTTCCCAGTTGTTCAGTAAGGTCAAACGGTCTCCTTTTCCATCCTTTAACTGATAATTTCTTGCCCATGAATGAAGGTTCCTGCTGGCTTTTCCGGTTCCTTCATTACTTAGTGTGAAGATAAACTCGGGAGTTTTAAAAACAGTGTTTGGCTTCAGTTCATAGTTGGA
Protein-coding sequences here:
- a CDS encoding TonB-dependent receptor; amino-acid sequence: MKKKNVNRMKKLGSFIKSKLALSIFILTSCISMQAQNTITGTVRDAKTAQIPGVTVTVKGTTNATITDFDGSYKLNVANSKEILVFSYIGYTTIEEAINDREVINVSLNEESNALNEVVIIGYGSVKKSSTTGAISSLKAKQLDSQSNTNLGSAIQGKVAGVSVESAGGSPGSGTRIQIRGAGSLNNNTPLILVDDIQVASMNSLSPNDIESIEVLKDAAAAAIYGSRAANGVVIITTKSGKKGDIKVSLDVFGGYSTVTKQLSLLNQEEWAKVSNAAYAAAGKAPLPISLNPEVGGAGVNYQDGIFRAAPTQNYSLGFSGGSDNLKYSMSLNYFNQDGVVKETNYDRFNIRVKSDYKKGIFKIGETILLTKEKRKELPGVPGQGSNVVGAAITMIPGFAVYNEDAVGGYGGASGPVTDIFNPIAALNLFDVTSDTYQALLNTYLEANFFDGFKYKLSVGATVSDYKRDNYSPRYEVGGFFKNLDNDLTHLDQFNLYTQVENTLNYTKSFGKSYVNALAGYTVYNNTFKSVTSSVSGIPDNIYTLSGAVQPAANGFNTESNLVSYLGRVIYSYDSKYTLSATIRRDGSSRFSQNNKWGDFPSVSGAWSIGKENFFTNLKTPITDLKLRASYGVLGNQEIGDYQYLGLITSGISYGAGEPNTLWSGNIQTNYPAVGLKWESTATSDFGLDLDLWSGKLQYTFDYFKKQTSDLLLRVPIPLSVGSSDNPYTNAGNVSNKGYEMSLTYNEKIGDFNFNITGNISSIKNNVDELSTGSQVIEGGKGSFHGAPVTYSKVGYPIYSFFLVDTDGLFRSQAEIDAYKKDGKPIQPNAQIGDIRYIDYNGDGEINGEDRQYKGSAFPKFEYGMRFQGDWKGIDFTLALQGTQGNKLYNGNKTDLETVRANINYSSATLDSYTFNPNSNFPRLDIDDKNNNGADYSDRFLEDGSYLRIKTIQVGYTIPNSITKQVSIDRCRIYFAGDNLYTFTKYTGYNPDVSADALGGRGVDYKSYPLSKTILFGLQINF
- a CDS encoding alpha-galactosidase; protein product: MFIETQAQTTIRVSTKETDLILKTAPNGRLYQTYLGDRLLSESDIKELPYYLARPASDGAVKIRGFEAYPASGGEDFFEPAFAIQHNDGNLTSIPTYVSHQQKALDANITETVIELKDKVYPLNIKMFYVAYKKENVIKSWTEITHNEKNPVRISRYASNMLYFEDSKYFLTEFSGDWAKEVQISSQQLQFGKKVLETKLGSRAAMHSYPFFQLGLGQPVSETQGNVILGTIGWTGNFQFTFEVDNAGNLRVITGINPYASNYELKPNTVFKTPEFIFTLSNEGTGKASRNLHSWARNYQLKDGKGDRLTLLNNWEATQFDFDEAKLAKLMGEAKELGVDMFLLDDGWFGNKYPRVDDHAGLGDWQAMKSKLPNGVPGLVKLSKEADVKFGIWIEPEMVNPKSELYQKHPEWAIALPNRETYYYRNQLVLDLSNPKVQDYVFGVVDNLMKENPDLAFFKWDCNSPITNVYSPYLKANQEQLYIDHIHGIYNVFKRVKDKYPNIELMLCSGGGARCDYEALKYFSEFWPSDNTDPVERLYIQWGFSQFFPSKAMAAHVTSWNKTASIKFRIEVAMMEKLGFDISLEELKKDEIEFAKLAVANFKRLKKVIFDGNLYRLASPYESNHTSVMYVDDAQSKAVLYAYDIFPRFKEKLLKVKLQGLDALKQYQVKEINLLPGQASTLKENSKVYSGDYLMKVGLDAFTSDLMSSKVIEITVQ